A stretch of DNA from Methanolinea mesophila:
CCGTCCCGATCGCTGACATAGTCGTTGAGGTCGAGAATCCCTGGGTTTCGGGGACCTGAGGGACTCCGGTATCGGCCATCGCGAGCCCGGTACAGAGTACGAGCGCGATAGCAGTCAGTAGAACAAATCTCTTAATGGTAAAATTCCCCCTACTTTCTGCTGATTTCTCAGCAGATACGATTAAAATTTAACGTATATATAAAACCATCTATTGAAAAATTCACGTTTTTATGTGAGAAAAAAGGTTAAATGAATATCCGGTACCCGGGACCGGTGATCTTTGAATTATAGTTCATCACTTTCTGGAAGAGGGTGATGTCGCCGCTTGCGGTCGTGGTCTCCGAGTATACCAGGTCTTCTGCTTTATCAAAACCTAACCGGGATTCCTGGGCATGCACCTCGATAGAGGCTTCCGCACTCCCCATCGCAGGGATGTCACCGAAGCCGGTAAGCTTGATCGAATAATCTGACTCGACTCCCGGATCTGAAACCGGATATTGATAATCAGGGTTCATGACCGAAGGACCGGCGTTTTCCATGATATATCGCTGAGCAGTCTCCGTGGTGAGCGAGCCGAGGGTGAGATCAACACCGGATCCTTCCTGAACAATGTTGCAGAACGGCGGATTTATATTAATACCCGGGCTGGCGAAGGGGCAAATAAGTATATTGCTATCACCGAACATCGTTCCGGCTCCGTCGAGAACAGTGTTTTCATCCGAGACCATTCTGCCGGTGTCGGTCCCGATAAACTCGACTACTTTGCTGGTCTGCACATTGAACAGATTTGTCGTCGCCATCCCGGACGTATCGGTGCTCATACCCTTTGTGTAAGTGATAAGACCCTGGTCTGCGATGGTCTCTTCAGTGTAGGTGCTGGTGTACTCTGATTGTTCCCCAACCGCACCCATAGGGAATGGAAGGGTGGGTCCTCCATGATTGGCAATGATATTTACAATATTGTCAGTTTCGGTCACCGTCCCCAGAACGGACATCGCAGTGGCCGTGGTAAACCCCTGGGTCTCAGGGACCTGGGGGCAGCCGGTATCTGCCATTGCATATCCCGTGCCAAGCACGAAGACAAGAGTCATCAAGAGAATGAGATTTTTACGGATCGTAACATTCCTCCTACGTTTTTTGCTGAATACTCAGCAGATATTCTGTGAAAGTTATAGGATATAAAATATTTTTGGTGAAAAATGTGATTTTTCAGAGAAAATCTGTTGATATCCCTAGTTATGCAGTAAAGGAATTCGGAAAATAGTTCAATGGAGCGAACCGGCGGTGAGGGGGATGTGACACCATGCCGAGGTGCACTCTTACCTGACGGATGGCAACGGTAGAGGAAAGGCCACTATCCCTCGGATCCATGAAGACCACAGGCGTGCGTACAGCCGCACCCGACCTGACGAAGAACCCTTTTGCAGGCGTTCGCGAGGAATTTTGCCGCACGTTTCACCTGAATGAACCGACAAGTTCAACAAATTGATATATGGTCTGCTCATATCTTTTGTACAATGGTCCGGGACTCCATCATGAGGCTCCGGCGGCAGGAGATCGGGTTTTTCATGAAATCCTGCTGGGAAGGCTTTTTGTCTTCCCCTTCCCGCCCCACGGATATTCAGTAAGTCCCGGAACAGGATAGAGGGGAAACGCGGATACTCACTTCAGTGCCCGGGGGAGTGCAATCCCCCCCACGAGACCTCCCGGTTATGCCCGCGTTTCTCCTCCACACACATCGCCATATTTTTCAGGTCTTTTTCCTTTCACGAGCCGTGGCGAGGTTTCCCCATCCCATCCGGGCCCGATGGTATGGATTGGGGATGCTCCGGACTGGGGCAGACAGGGAATCACCAGCACGAGCATCTGGTGCAGGGTCACACTATGCGTGCCCGTACCCTTTATACCAGGGAGTGCCACAGGAACCGCATGCACCTCTCCATGCGTCATCAGTTCAGGCTCCGGATCCCCGAGCCGTTCGATTTTCCGCTCACTGTTGCCAAGCCCGCGGGGTGGCACTGGGCCACTCCGAAAGAGACGTTCGAGGACGGAGTCCTTTGGAGCGGGATCCGTATCGGGGACGTCCCGGTCGGCCTGAAGATGCAGTCGGGGACATCGGGGGTAAATGTCCGTGTATTCTGTGAGGAATCCCTTGACTCAGGGACACTCGGGGAGTTACAAGCCCAGGTAGGGACGGGCCTCGGCGCAGGGGAGGACCTTGCCGGGTTCTACCGGTTCGCCCGGGATGATCCCGTTCTCTCTGCCACTGTCGACGACCTCTACGGGATGCGGGTAGGGATGTTCGACGACATCTTCGGGGACACCATACTCGCGATCCTTCTCCAGATGGCGCCCATGACCAGGAGCAACCAGATGATGCAGGCGGTGCTGGATCTTTACGGCACGGCCCTCGAATTTGATGATAAAGCGGTGACCCTCTGGCCTACCGCCCGGAAGATTGCCGGGGTCGATCCTGGAGAGCTCCGTGGGAAGGCAAAACTCGGGTACCGGGCGGAACGGCTGGTGCAGGCGGCGCACTACCTGGCAGAGCACCCCCTTTCCATGAGGGAGCTCTCCCGGCTCCCCCCGGACCAAGCCGAAAGGATGGTGAGGGACATTCCGGGCATCGGTCCATATTCCGCGGGGATCATTCTCGGGGGGAGCTCCCTCCCGGTGGATACCTGGTCCGTGATGTTCCTCTCGGAGCTCTTCCTCGGGGCGACACCGGAACACCCCCGTAAGGAGATCCCCCGCGTGGTAACGGAACTTACTGCGAGGTGGGGAGAGTGGAGCTGGATGGCCTTCGTGTACGTGGCAAACGATCTCCCGAACCTCGCCAAAACATACAAACTCTCCAGGATAACCTGAAAAAAACCCTAAAATTCGGGCATTTTTTTCACCGGTAGCAATTTATAACCGGAGGTCTATGGCACAGTATATGAGGTGGGGGTTTGGCTGACCCTGAAGGGCGGGAATACGCGGGAGAGCGGTTCGGCGTGCTCACCGACAGGGGCCGGCCGGTCTTCGGGATCACCGGCCGGATCTGGGAGGCGCTGATACTTCTCAGCGTCGTGATCACCCTCGCGGTCACCCTTTACTCCCTCTCTCTCGGCGTGACCACGGTGTTCGCCCAGCTCTACTATATCCCCATCGTCCTCCTCGCGTTTTATTACCGGAGAACCGGGGTGTTCCTGTCGGTGCTCCTGAGCCTCGTGTATCTCGCGCTTACGGCGCTCTTCATGCCCGGAAACATAGTGGAGATCTGGGGGGCAGGTATACGGGTATTTTTTTTCATCGTGGTCGCGGTCCTCGTCGCACTGCTCTCCGAACAACTGTCCCGGAGCAGGGACGAACTGCGGGATGTCGCCGATCTCCTGGAGAGCAGCATGATGAACGCACAGGTATGGCTCACCGTGCTCGGCGCGAACGGGACGGTCCTCCTGTGGAACAAGGCGGCGGAGCGCATCAGCGGGTACCCTGCGACAGACGTGGTCGGGAAGAACGATATCTGGAAGAAACTCTACCCGGACCCGGAGTACAGGCGGGTGATGACCTCGAATATTACCCGAATTATCGGGGAGAAGGACTTCCTTTCCAATCTGGAGGCCACCATCGTATGCAGGGACGGAGAGAAAAAGACCATCTCCTGGAATACCCGCATGCTCCCTGTTCATGGTGAAGCGAGGTTCATCGTCATCGGGGTCGATATCACCGAGCAGAAACGGGCGGAATCCATCTCTTCCGAGTATATTCTCTATCTTGAGGATCTGGAAAAAATTGAGGAGATCATCCGCAAAGAGGCAGATCCAGACCGGATGATAACGCGGGTCCTCGACCTCGCACGGGAAATCCTCGAGAGCGACCGGGCCTGGCTTCTCTACCCGGGAGACCCGGAGGCCGGCTCGTTCCGTGTCCCGATGATCCGGTCCCGGGAAGAGTGGGCATTAGACTTCTCTCCCGACGCGGAGATCGCGGTCACCCCCGATGTTGCGGACGCGTTCAGGGACGCGCTTAGGACCGAGGGCCCGGTGATATTCGACCCCACGAGCGCCCGGGCAGTTCCTCTCGGAGACCGGTTCTCCATCAGGTCCCAGATCATCATGGCGCTCCATCCCCGGAGAGGGAAGGCATGGATCTTCGGGCTGCATCACTGTACCCACCCCCATGCCTGGACCAACAAGGAACAGCGTTTGTTCACCGAGATCGGCAGAAGGCTCGCCGACGGGCTCTCTTCCATGCTCCTTCTTTCGGAACTGCGGGAGAGCGAGAAGAAGTATCGTACCGTCTTTGAGACGACCGGTACCGCGATGGTGGTGCTTGAGGGCGACACCACTATCAGCCTGGCGAACAGCGAGTTCGTCCGATTGAGCGGGTTTCCCCGCGAGGCGCTGGAGGGAAAGAAACACTGGACCGAGTTTGTCCTGCCCGAAGATCTGGACAGGATGAAAAACCAGCATATGCTCCGCAGGGAGAACCCGGAACAGGCCCTCAGGCAGTATGAATTCCGGTTTTTAAGGGGGAACGGTGAGGTCAGGGATATTCTCCTCACTGTCGACATCATCCCGGGCACGAGGAAGAGCGTCGCGTCGCTCCTCGATATTACCGCGAGAAAAGAGGAGGAGAGGGCGCTTAAACAGGCCTACGACGACATCAGCGAACTCGACTTCATCGTCCGGAACAGCCCTGCAGTCGCCTTCCTGTGGAGGGCGGTCGAAGGATGGCCGGTGGAGTACGTATCCGCCAATATAGAATATTTCGGATACTCACCCGATGACTTTACTTCCGGCCGGATCCCCTATTCGACCATTATTCTTCCCGAAGACCTCTCCCGGGTGACCTCTGAGATCGGCCGGTACAGCGCCGAACCAGGACGAACCCATTTCACCCAGGAATACCGGATCCTTACCTCCGGAAGGGAGATCAGGTGGGTGGAGGACTGGACCTGGATACGGAGGGACGACAAGGGGACGATCACTCATTACCAGGGAATAATTTCCGATATCACCACCCGGAAAGAAGCCGAAGCGGCATTAAAAACGAGCGAAGAAAACTACCGCGACCTGGTGGAGAACATCAACGATATCATCATCTCGCTCGACACCCGGGGAGTCGTCACCTACATCAGCCCGGTGGTGAAGCAGGTGACCGGGTATACACCCGAAGAGATCGTCGGGCACCCGTATGTCGAGTTCGTGTATCCCGGAGATATTCCGGCGATAAACGAGGCGTTCCGGGAGACTCTGGCAGGCCACTCAATGCACGTCGAGTTCCGGCTTGTCAGGCCGGACGGTTCCCTGATCTGGTTTCGGACCAGGAGCCGGATCATCGCCGGTCCCGACGGAACCCCCCAGGGACTCTATGGAGTAGTCTCTGACATAAGTGAGCAGAAGGAGGCAGAAGAAGCGCGAAAGGCGACAGAAGAGCGCTACCATAACGTCCTCGACACCATGATGGAAGGGTGCCAGATCATCGACTTCGACTGGCGCTACCGGTACGTGAACGAAGCGGTCGCCCTGCAGGGCAGGCGGACTCGGGAGGAACTGCTCGGTGAGCGGATGATGGATGCGTATCCGGGGATAGAGCATACCGAACTGTTCGAGGTTCTGAACCACTGCATGAAAGACCGGGTCCAGACGCGGATCGTCAATAAGTTCGTGTATCCCGGCGGGGGGTCGGGCTGGTTCGAACTGAGTATCCAGCCCGTCCCGGAAGGAATTTTCATCCTTTCCATGGACGTCACGGACCGGAAGAACGCCGAGGATATGCTCGCCGAGAGCGAAAAACGGTTCCGCACCCTCTACGAGACGATGACGGAAGGGGTGATCTACCAGGACCGTTACGGAAAGGTCCTTTTCGCCAACCCGGCGGCCGAACGAATCCTCGGGCTTTCCATCGACCAGATGCAGGGCAGGAAACCCATGGACCCGCGGTGGCAGGCGGTACGCGAGGACGGGGCCGTCTTCCCCCTGGAGGAGCAGCCGGCGATGCGTACCCTCCGTTCCGGAGAACCCTCGAAGGAGATGCTGGGGATATTCAACCCTGAACGCGGGCAGTTCAACTGGCTGATGGTCAATTCCGTCCCGCTGATAGAACCCGGAGAGGAACGACCGTCCGGGGTTTACACCACCTTCGAGGATATCACGGCGCAGCAGAACGCCCGGGAGAGCCTTGCCCACCTGAACCGCGTGCTCATGACCATCCGCTCGGTCAACCGGCTGATCACGGAGGCATCGGACCGCGATACGCTGATGGACAGGGTAGCGGTGTCACTCGTCCAGGAACGGGGGTATTCCCAGGTATGGATCCTGATCCAGGACCCGACCGGCCGGCCCCTCCACCTGAGCAGTGCAGGTATGGAGGAATGCGAGCAGGAGTTCCGGCGTTGGATCGCCGAAGGCCGGTTCCCCGCATGTGTCGGGGAGGCACGGGACCATTCCGGGGTAGTCCACGTCCTCGAAAACACCCCGGAATGTAACGGGTGCCCGCTCCGGGGGCTGGGGAAGGACATACTGGTAAGCGGGCTCCGGGCGGAAGGAGTGATATACGGGGTGATCTCGGCGGTGCTCCCCGGTGGGCTCTCGATCGATCCCGAAGAGGAGGAGATATTCTCGGAGGTGGCCCATGATCTCGGATTCGCCCTTCACCACCTGGAGGTCTGGGAACGGGAGAGGGCGGCGGTGGCCGCACTCGCCCAGAGCGAGGAAAACTACCGGAACCTGGTGGAGAACATCGCGGAGGTGATCTATACCGTGGACACCACCGGACTCATCACCTATTTCAGCCCGGCGATACGGGAGATGCTCGGGTACCTTCCGGAAGAGGTGATCGGCCGGCCGTTCATGGACTACGTCGTGCCGGAAGACCGGGAGGCGCTCGCAAAGGTGTACCAGGAAAGCCTTAAAGGACGGAATGTCCGTGTGGAATTCCGGGGTTACGATCGGCAGGGGGGTATTCACGTCCTTTCCGCGATGAGCAACGCCGTCTATGAGGA
This window harbors:
- a CDS encoding DNA-3-methyladenine glycosylase family protein — protein: MRARTLYTRECHRNRMHLSMRHQFRLRIPEPFDFPLTVAKPAGWHWATPKETFEDGVLWSGIRIGDVPVGLKMQSGTSGVNVRVFCEESLDSGTLGELQAQVGTGLGAGEDLAGFYRFARDDPVLSATVDDLYGMRVGMFDDIFGDTILAILLQMAPMTRSNQMMQAVLDLYGTALEFDDKAVTLWPTARKIAGVDPGELRGKAKLGYRAERLVQAAHYLAEHPLSMRELSRLPPDQAERMVRDIPGIGPYSAGIILGGSSLPVDTWSVMFLSELFLGATPEHPRKEIPRVVTELTARWGEWSWMAFVYVANDLPNLAKTYKLSRIT
- a CDS encoding PAS domain S-box protein — its product is MADPEGREYAGERFGVLTDRGRPVFGITGRIWEALILLSVVITLAVTLYSLSLGVTTVFAQLYYIPIVLLAFYYRRTGVFLSVLLSLVYLALTALFMPGNIVEIWGAGIRVFFFIVVAVLVALLSEQLSRSRDELRDVADLLESSMMNAQVWLTVLGANGTVLLWNKAAERISGYPATDVVGKNDIWKKLYPDPEYRRVMTSNITRIIGEKDFLSNLEATIVCRDGEKKTISWNTRMLPVHGEARFIVIGVDITEQKRAESISSEYILYLEDLEKIEEIIRKEADPDRMITRVLDLAREILESDRAWLLYPGDPEAGSFRVPMIRSREEWALDFSPDAEIAVTPDVADAFRDALRTEGPVIFDPTSARAVPLGDRFSIRSQIIMALHPRRGKAWIFGLHHCTHPHAWTNKEQRLFTEIGRRLADGLSSMLLLSELRESEKKYRTVFETTGTAMVVLEGDTTISLANSEFVRLSGFPREALEGKKHWTEFVLPEDLDRMKNQHMLRRENPEQALRQYEFRFLRGNGEVRDILLTVDIIPGTRKSVASLLDITARKEEERALKQAYDDISELDFIVRNSPAVAFLWRAVEGWPVEYVSANIEYFGYSPDDFTSGRIPYSTIILPEDLSRVTSEIGRYSAEPGRTHFTQEYRILTSGREIRWVEDWTWIRRDDKGTITHYQGIISDITTRKEAEAALKTSEENYRDLVENINDIIISLDTRGVVTYISPVVKQVTGYTPEEIVGHPYVEFVYPGDIPAINEAFRETLAGHSMHVEFRLVRPDGSLIWFRTRSRIIAGPDGTPQGLYGVVSDISEQKEAEEARKATEERYHNVLDTMMEGCQIIDFDWRYRYVNEAVALQGRRTREELLGERMMDAYPGIEHTELFEVLNHCMKDRVQTRIVNKFVYPGGGSGWFELSIQPVPEGIFILSMDVTDRKNAEDMLAESEKRFRTLYETMTEGVIYQDRYGKVLFANPAAERILGLSIDQMQGRKPMDPRWQAVREDGAVFPLEEQPAMRTLRSGEPSKEMLGIFNPERGQFNWLMVNSVPLIEPGEERPSGVYTTFEDITAQQNARESLAHLNRVLMTIRSVNRLITEASDRDTLMDRVAVSLVQERGYSQVWILIQDPTGRPLHLSSAGMEECEQEFRRWIAEGRFPACVGEARDHSGVVHVLENTPECNGCPLRGLGKDILVSGLRAEGVIYGVISAVLPGGLSIDPEEEEIFSEVAHDLGFALHHLEVWERERAAVAALAQSEENYRNLVENIAEVIYTVDTTGLITYFSPAIREMLGYLPEEVIGRPFMDYVVPEDREALAKVYQESLKGRNVRVEFRGYDRQGGIHVLSAMSNAVYEDGGTTVTGLTGILTDVTEQKRIETERELQNARVRALLEIHALAEAPEDDIRNSALEGGIRITGSRFGFLGLVSEDESVLSIHAWSKGTMPKCAVSRVPLHYPVATAGIWAECIRSRRAIVVNDYPAYEGKKGYPEGHVPILRFMAVPVFEGNRIRTVVAVANKEGPYTEEDVGALTTLGNTFWELIQRRSAEQDLRTRQHQLVEAQSLAHVGSLEYNIPEGTLVWSDELSKIVGITPEQVPASPEEFIRFIVPEDRERVRAAMEEVIRDGGERDLEHGIIRQDGSIKIVHFRIRTITDGQGNPVRVIGTSQDITEQKEAEERIASAIAQIARNLEQMAILNDSIRNPLSVIVGLADMGGGRTNEKIIRAAKEIDDIITELDRGWIESDKVRRFLQLHHHLYGEAEREEQEKQ